Part of the Salminus brasiliensis chromosome 2, fSalBra1.hap2, whole genome shotgun sequence genome, ATAACCAAAGGAGCCGAGCAGAGTGTGTCTGCTGAATTAGTGCTACAGAAGGCTTTAGACCGAGAGAAACAACCTGTCATACACCTCACACTGACCGCTGTAGATGGGGGCAGTCCACCGAAATCAGGGACATCTCTAATTATAGTGAATGTTTTAGATACAAATGACAATGCGCCGGTGTTCAGTAGACCACTATATAAAACAACCATATCTGAAAATGTTCCTCTTGGCACAACAGTAATGGTGTTAAACGCCACGGACATTGATGAAGGAATGAATAGCGAGATTCATTACTTCATAATCAAAAGAGACCAAGATGAAATCTTACAGATTTTTGATATTGATTCAAGTACAGGGGCAATAACAGTAAAGGGTAAGATAGATTACGAAGAGCACAATGCTTTTGAAATCCGTGTGCAAGCCAGTGACAAAGGGCAGCCCCCACTGGCTGCACACTGCAAGGTGTTAGTTGAAGTCCTAGATCTAAATGATAACGCCCCCGATATAACAGTGACATCGTTGCTGCAAAGTGTGAAGGAAGATGCAAAACCTGGTACTGCTCTTGCACTCGTGTCAGTGACTGACAGAGATGGTGGGAAAAATGGCGCAGTAAATTGTATTGTTTCTGACATAACGCCATTTAAACTTGAGGGAAATTATAAGAATTATTATTCTCTAATGGTAAATGGTCCTCTGGACAGAGAGAGCATCTCTCAGTATAACGTTACTCTCATAGCTACAGATGAAGGGATCCCACCTCTCTCTAGcattactgtaattactgtaCACGTTTCTGATGTCAATGATAATGCGCCACGCTTTACAGAGCCCTTCATTAATGTTTATGTAAAAGAGAACAGTCAGATTGGAGCTGTTATTCATACAGTTTCTGCTTTTGATCCTGATGTAGGTGATAATGCCAGAGTAActtattcattattaggaagcacTACCCCGGTATCATTACTGGTAACCATAAACTCGGACACTGGGGATATCCATAGTTTACAGTCTATTAACTTTGAGGAAATTAAAATGTTTCAGTTAAAAGTACAGGCCACAGACTCCGGTTTCCCTCCACTCAGCAGTAACGTGAGTGTTAACGTTTTCATTCTGGATGAGAACGACAACCATCCCGGGATCCTTGCGCCCTACTCCGAGCACGGCTCCGTCAACACCGAGAACATCCCATATTCTGCTGAAGCTGGATACTTTGTGGCCAAGATCAGGGCTGTGGACTCCGATTCTGGTTACAATGCGCTGCTTTCTTATCACATATCCGAACCCAAAGGGAATAACCTGTTCCGTATCGGAAGCAGCAGCGGGGAAATCAGGACTAAGAGGAGAATGAGTGACAATGACCTAAAAACTCATCCGCTGGTCATTTTGGTGTCTGATAATGGAGAGCCCTCATTGTCAGCCACTGTGTCTATTGATATTGTGGTGGTTGAGAGCACAGGCGACATCCAGACTCAGTTGAAACATGTTCCAATAAAGGAGAAGAGCTTCTCAGATTTAAATCTGTATCTGCTGATCGCCATCGTGTCTATTTCAGTGATCTTTTTACTGAGTCTCATCAGTTTAATAGCTGCAAAATGCTTTAGGACAGAGAGCAGTTTCAGCAGGTACAGCGCCCCAGTGATCACCACACATCCTGATGGGAGCTGGTCTTACTCCAAATCCATTCAGCAGTACGACGTGTGTTTTAACTCTGACACACTGAAGAGTGATGTCGTGGTTTTCCCTGGGCCATTCCCTTCTGCAGATGCAGAACTGATCAGTATTAATGGAGGAGACACTTTTACCAGAACACAAACTCTTCCTAATAAAGAGAAGGTAAGATAAAAAGAATGATTCTTTTTGAAAGTAATATCTTCTTATGCACGCTATTTAAAAGTATGACATTTACCATAAGATAATTTTACCATGTTAGATATGAGTCACGCGCAGGCTACCAGTCCAATGCTGTCTGTGGTGCTGAAACGTAAACACAGcacttaaatatttttattacgTTCTTGCGATATTCAAACCTTTCGATATTGTCCACTGCCAAAGTTCAGCCTTGCCTTCAGAAGttctacattttattaataGCACCAATGAAATTGGTGTGTAGAAATGCTAATTCATTCGTTGTATTCATTTTCGTTTTCATTTTCAAATCTGCAGATTTTGTTCGCCACTTTCACGCCAGAATATTGGGCGCAGAAATTCATATGTGAAAATGGATTCTGTTGGAGTGGGAAATATTATGAGAAGTTCATTCTTTTGATTGATGTATTATTAGTGCATTTGTGTatgtaatttttatttaaatatgaaaaCTGGAGTTCTTCATGTCAGAGAAAGAATAGATGGCGAAGAGTTGTGTGGACGTACGTCTAAATGCACTTTGGAAATAGAAGCTATTGTGAGCTCACCGTTGAACATGTATCGATTTGAGATGAAAACGTTTCTGATCCGCGTTTGTTAGAGAAAAGTTTTCTTTACCCAGCGCGTTTGATGCAGATATGGGCAATAATCAGGAAAGAGCTACAAGCTGAGCCCGAATGAACATTTCTCTCTGGATGTCCAGAGCGGAGAGCTGAGTGTATCTGCACAGTTAGTGCTGCAGAAAGCTTTAGACCGAGAGAAACAGTCTATGATCCAGCTCACTTTGACCACTGTAGATGAAACCTTAGAGATCAGgtacattacattttaaagtAAATGTAATTGATGTTAATGATAACACCCCAGTGTGCGGAAAATCACTTTATAAAGCTCAGATATCGGAAAATGCATTATTGGGCACATCTGACTGAATGGCGAAATAGCGTATTCATTTGTGAACTATTATAATGTTGGAATTATTGATTATTTCACCACAATTGGTCACTATAATATCACACTTATAGCTACAGATGAAGGAACCGCAGCTCTCTCCAGCAGTATTGTTATTACTGTACATGTTTCTGATATAAATGATAATGCATCGCTCTTTCCAGAGACCTTCATTAATGTTTATGTGAAAGAGAACAGCCAGATTGGAGCTGTAATTTATACAATATCTGCTTTTGATCCTGATGTAAATGACAATGCCAGAATAACATATTGGTTATTAGAAAGCTCTAAAACCACCCCGGTGTCAACATTGGCACTGGAGATATGTGCAGTTTGCAATCTTTTAACTATGAGAAAATCTAAATATTCCAGTTTAAAGTGTAGGCCACAGACTCTGGTGTTCCTCCACTTAGCAGTAACGTGAGTGGTAACGTTTTCATCCTTGATGAGAACAATAACAGTCCCAGGATCCTTGTGCCCTATTCTGA contains:
- the LOC140545582 gene encoding protocadherin alpha-5-like isoform X6, producing the protein MVSVEAVINNPLKLYRIEINVLDVNDNAPTFSEKSQTLDIAENALSGLRLPLPHSTDLDVGRNTISTYKLSSNEYFTVAITKGAEQSVSAELVLQKALDREKQPVIHLTLTAVDGGSPPKSGTSLIIVNVLDTNDNAPVFSRPLYKTTISENVPLGTTVMVLNATDIDEGMNSEIHYFIIKRDQDEILQIFDIDSSTGAITVKGKIDYEEHNAFEIRVQASDKGQPPLAAHCKVLVEVLDLNDNAPDITVTSLLQSVKEDAKPGTALALVSVTDRDGGKNGAVNCIVSDITPFKLEGNYKNYYSLMVNGPLDRESISQYNVTLIATDEGIPPLSSITVITVHVSDVNDNAPRFTEPFINVYVKENSQIGAVIHTVSAFDPDVGDNARVTYSLLGSTTPVSLLVTINSDTGDIHSLQSINFEEIKMFQLKVQATDSGFPPLSSNVSVNVFILDENDNHPGILAPYSEHGSVNTENIPYSAEAGYFVAKIRAVDSDSGYNALLSYHISEPKGNNLFRIGSSSGEIRTKRRMSDNDLKTHPLVILVSDNGEPSLSATVSIDIVVVESTGDIQTQLKHVPIKEKSFSDLNLYLLIAIVSISVIFLLSLISLIAAKCFRTESSFSRYSAPVITTHPDGSWSYSKSIQQYDVCFNSDTLKSDVVVFPGPFPSADAELISINGGDTFTRTQTLPNKEKPKAPNADWRYSASLRAGMQSSVHMEESSVMQGAQGVLVQNWPTVSSAADNEGGEVSPPVGAGVDSNSWHFRYGPGPGGPPPHLKPGEVPPEAFIIPGSPAIISIRQGQDGDDKSDFITFGKKEEAKKKKKKKKEKKDKREKGKDDDE